A DNA window from Schlesneria paludicola DSM 18645 contains the following coding sequences:
- a CDS encoding DmsC/YnfH family molybdoenzyme membrane anchor subunit → MTPASLPIDTQSTSGLSLIDTLLQDQQELTAVDEFARTSGSGGRPFQSKYYQRLLPSSPPAPGEQYAFEVDLDRCSGCKACVTACHSLNGLDEQETWRDVGLLVGGTAALPVLQHVTAACHHCLQPACMEVCPTLAYEKDARTGIVKHLDDQCFGCQYCVLACPYDVPKYHAGKGIVRKCDMCSQRLSAGEAPACVQACPHEAIRISVVSQADVAADCEATNFLPAAPDPQLTQPTTIYKTRQVFPRNMVPADYYAARIEEAHPPLIVMLVLTQLSVGAYYVNAWLANRYETNAFADVRGWQSLIALGFGMLALGSSTLHLGRPHLAWRAFLGLRKSWLSREIVAFGAFAAAAAVYSSGEFLGGEHLIADSSWRLVRASVLAGGLAGVLCSVMIYYRTRRPTWGGTRTLFRFIGTSIWLGLAAMLFASMIAAVMHPELSVSAVMRDLFGRLYRPLVASALVKLTYEACDLLHLLDRHQTPLKRMAQLMTRELAGMTTVRFAIGALGGVILPSLLMIDAEQTSAVKWFATVTAIFAMSVCGELLERTLFFMTAVAPRMPGAVRT, encoded by the coding sequence ATGACTCCCGCAAGCCTGCCCATCGACACACAGTCCACCAGTGGTCTGTCACTGATCGATACGCTCCTCCAGGATCAGCAAGAGCTGACGGCCGTCGACGAGTTCGCCCGAACCTCTGGGTCGGGCGGCCGTCCATTTCAATCCAAGTACTATCAGCGATTGCTGCCATCAAGTCCTCCCGCACCGGGCGAGCAATATGCGTTTGAAGTGGATCTTGATCGCTGCTCGGGCTGCAAAGCATGCGTCACGGCCTGCCATTCTCTGAACGGCCTGGACGAACAAGAAACCTGGCGCGATGTCGGATTGCTAGTGGGGGGCACGGCGGCCTTACCCGTCCTGCAACACGTCACGGCCGCCTGTCACCATTGCCTGCAGCCAGCCTGCATGGAAGTCTGCCCAACACTGGCGTATGAGAAAGACGCCAGAACCGGAATTGTTAAACATCTCGATGATCAATGCTTTGGCTGTCAGTACTGTGTGCTGGCCTGTCCGTACGACGTGCCGAAGTATCATGCGGGGAAGGGAATCGTCCGCAAATGCGATATGTGCTCACAACGGCTGTCGGCTGGTGAAGCCCCCGCGTGCGTTCAAGCCTGTCCTCACGAAGCGATCCGGATCAGTGTCGTCTCACAGGCGGATGTCGCAGCCGATTGCGAAGCCACCAACTTCCTTCCGGCCGCACCTGATCCACAGCTCACTCAACCCACGACCATCTACAAGACTCGACAGGTCTTTCCGCGAAACATGGTTCCCGCAGATTACTACGCGGCACGGATCGAGGAAGCCCACCCTCCATTGATCGTCATGCTGGTTCTCACGCAGTTGTCCGTTGGTGCATATTATGTGAATGCGTGGCTGGCGAATCGTTATGAAACGAACGCATTTGCCGATGTTCGCGGCTGGCAATCGCTCATCGCACTGGGCTTTGGCATGCTGGCCTTGGGATCATCCACGCTGCATCTGGGTCGACCGCACCTGGCATGGCGCGCGTTCCTCGGTTTACGCAAGTCGTGGTTGAGCCGTGAAATCGTCGCCTTCGGCGCATTTGCCGCCGCCGCGGCGGTCTATTCCTCGGGAGAGTTCCTGGGAGGCGAACACCTCATTGCCGATTCGTCCTGGCGATTGGTTCGAGCCAGTGTCCTCGCCGGTGGACTGGCCGGCGTGTTGTGTTCGGTGATGATCTATTACCGAACGCGGCGGCCGACCTGGGGTGGAACACGGACGCTGTTCCGATTCATCGGGACCAGCATCTGGCTCGGACTCGCAGCCATGTTGTTTGCCTCAATGATTGCAGCGGTCATGCACCCGGAACTCTCCGTCAGTGCCGTCATGCGGGATCTGTTTGGCCGCCTGTACCGTCCGCTCGTCGCGTCGGCACTGGTCAAGCTGACATACGAAGCCTGCGATCTGCTGCATCTGCTCGATCGCCATCAGACGCCGCTCAAACGGATGGCACAGCTCATGACGCGGGAACTCGCCGGGATGACGACCGTCCGATTTGCGATCGGCGCGCTGGGTGGCGTCATTCTGCCCAGCCTCTTGATGATCGATGCCGAACAGACTTCTGCGGTGAAATGGTTTGCAACCGTGACCGCGATCTTCGCGATGTCAGTCTGCGGCGAACTGCTCGAACGGACGCTGTTCTTCATGACCGCGGTTGCGCCACGTATGCCAGGAGCCGTCCGCACATGA
- a CDS encoding ABC transporter permease, with product MTAKSATAVAATTGSTRGQSQWALIWRAFCKRRMAVCAAVVILVLITTSVFAPILANAAPLYYFGYNRFEYQEAGRTLRATITQLIESRTSDQSKIDAQRLLKTLPIQIGIMADAIAPDKAAPLRTIGQDLLSAAVIPDQAKSIEELKRLQRDLRANFDAKDLTLVSKSHFPVFQSLNGLEVFFLCANILFLLLPVWKRLLRVLFSADHEDRRKWGLVVILIVIPTLAGGLRWWMVPSRVDRTDYKNGVFAADSTADRAPVVYESVTWPLIVYSLDEYDLSGKSAAPAWYPAAWCPTGKDAASMKPTSTWSGPHWLGTDEAGRDVLCRIIWGGRVSLSVGLVAVAIYVAIGIVVGAIAGYFRGVPDLVISRLIEVMICFPTFFLILTIVAFFGPSIMNIMVIIGLTGWTGIARLVRGEFLRLVDQEFVLAGRALGYSPIRIIFRHVLPNAMAPVLVSATFGIAGAILTESALSFLGLGISKPTPSWGGLLADGREALLHAPWLIHFPGLAIFITITAYNLMGEALRDASDPRLRGSR from the coding sequence GTGACAGCGAAATCAGCAACGGCGGTGGCCGCGACCACAGGCTCAACACGTGGTCAAAGTCAATGGGCATTAATCTGGCGCGCGTTCTGCAAACGACGAATGGCGGTCTGTGCGGCGGTCGTGATCCTGGTTCTCATCACGACCAGCGTCTTTGCACCGATCCTCGCCAATGCGGCTCCCCTGTATTACTTCGGCTATAACCGATTCGAATATCAGGAAGCCGGGCGGACCCTGCGCGCCACGATCACACAACTGATCGAGTCACGAACCAGCGATCAATCCAAAATCGACGCCCAGAGATTGCTCAAGACGCTGCCCATTCAAATCGGCATCATGGCCGATGCAATCGCCCCCGATAAAGCGGCTCCGCTGCGGACGATCGGCCAGGACTTGCTTTCGGCCGCAGTCATTCCCGATCAGGCCAAATCGATCGAAGAATTAAAACGACTGCAACGAGACCTGCGCGCCAATTTTGACGCCAAAGATTTGACGCTGGTTTCAAAATCCCACTTCCCCGTCTTTCAATCGCTGAACGGACTCGAAGTCTTTTTCCTGTGCGCCAACATTCTGTTCCTGCTGCTGCCGGTCTGGAAGAGGTTGTTGCGAGTTCTGTTCTCGGCCGATCACGAAGACCGCCGCAAGTGGGGCCTGGTCGTCATCCTGATTGTGATTCCAACGCTTGCCGGTGGCCTGCGTTGGTGGATGGTTCCTTCGCGAGTAGATCGGACCGACTACAAAAATGGCGTCTTTGCCGCCGACAGCACGGCCGACCGCGCACCAGTTGTCTACGAATCCGTAACATGGCCACTGATCGTTTACAGCCTTGATGAATACGATCTTTCTGGAAAATCGGCGGCCCCCGCCTGGTATCCCGCGGCGTGGTGCCCCACCGGAAAAGACGCCGCATCCATGAAACCGACATCCACCTGGAGCGGGCCGCACTGGCTGGGAACCGATGAAGCCGGCCGCGACGTGCTTTGTCGGATCATTTGGGGCGGTCGCGTCAGCCTGTCAGTGGGGCTGGTCGCTGTGGCGATCTACGTCGCGATCGGAATCGTGGTCGGTGCGATTGCGGGTTACTTCCGCGGCGTCCCAGACCTGGTGATCTCGCGACTGATCGAAGTCATGATCTGCTTCCCGACGTTCTTTCTCATCCTGACCATCGTGGCATTTTTCGGCCCGAGCATCATGAATATCATGGTGATTATCGGATTGACCGGCTGGACGGGGATCGCCCGGTTGGTGCGAGGTGAATTCCTGCGCCTGGTCGATCAGGAATTCGTGCTCGCGGGGCGCGCCCTTGGATATTCACCAATTCGGATCATCTTCCGACATGTCTTACCCAATGCCATGGCGCCTGTTCTGGTGTCCGCGACATTCGGAATCGCAGGTGCGATCCTGACCGAAAGCGCGCTGTCCTTTCTGGGACTGGGAATTTCGAAACCGACACCCTCATGGGGCGGACTTTTGGCCGACGGCCGTGAAGCCTTGTTGCATGCACCTTGGCTGATTCATTTCCCGGGCTTAGCCATCTTCATCACGATTACGGCGTATAACCTGATGGGCGAAGCACTTCGAGATGCTTCCGACCCTCGCCTGCGCGGCTCTCGCTGA
- a CDS encoding Flp family type IVb pilin has translation MNKFMTSVKNFLVSEDGPTAVEYAVMLALIIVVCIGTVSTIGTKANAKFLSAANAL, from the coding sequence ATGAACAAGTTCATGACCAGCGTTAAGAATTTTCTCGTCTCGGAAGATGGGCCAACCGCCGTTGAATACGCGGTGATGCTCGCCCTGATCATCGTCGTCTGTATCGGTACGGTCTCGACGATCGGTACGAAGGCCAATGCCAAGTTCCTGTCGGCCGCCAACGCCCTGTGA
- the nirB gene encoding nitrite reductase large subunit NirB: MISPSTHIERKTIVVVGNGMVGHRFCENMIERDQQRRYHLVTFCEEPRAAYDRVGLSKYFIHRDVQQLMLADPEWYAQNQIELHIGDRVDRIDRFNQTVHSRLGRTLHYDLLVLATGSSPFVPPTPGVDLPGCFVYRTIEDLDGMLAWAPTARSAAVIGGGLLGLEAAKAVLDMGLESHVIEFAPRLMPRQLDERGSQILVNKIESQGTRVHLNKSTRKIVGDDRVTGMEFADGQKLDVEMVVVSAGIRPRDELARDCGLDLGPRGGVVVNDWLLTSDPQIHAIGEVALHRGMIYGLVAPGYEMADVLAANLTGDQREFHGADLSTKLKLMGVDVASFGQYEADADVAKSLTFEDPVAGVYKKLLVTSDGRHLLGGMLVGDASDFTRLLSLSRSGKPLPGRPADLLTGGSATAPAAAELADDCQICSCNNVTKGAVCQAIRGGISNLNELKKCTKAGTGCGGCVPLVLDLLNQELLTAGHVVDRSLCEHFPFSRQDLFQIAKVKRIRTFAQLLSSHGQGAGCEICKPTIASILASLWNEQILEPKHATLQDTNDRFLANIQRGGLYSVVPRVPGGEITPDKLIALGTVAKKYGLYTKITGGQRVDLFGAPVHELPSIWGDLIDAGFESGHAYGKSLRTVKSCVGTTWCRYGVGDSVGFAIRIENRYKGLRSPHKLKGAVSGCTRECAEAQSKDFGLIATERGYNLYVCGNGGTKPRHADLLVGDVDEDTCLKYIDRFLMYYVTTADRLTRTSVWLGKLDGGIEHLRKVIVHDKLGIAADLEEMMQRVVDTYACEWKEVVNDPEKRRFFQQFVNSKQTEPDIEIVSERGQSRPADWNSDSIPLTQLTLPDGSQYSPSKEEHTWVRVGKVTDFPEDGGSTIRYGYAQIAVFNFRSRGEWYATTNMCPHKREFVLSRGILGDSQGEPKVACPLHKKTFSLKTGSCLTGDTCSIATYPVKIDGDDVLLWLPPPGRLAVAPAVEQRRCEGITA; encoded by the coding sequence ATGATTTCCCCGTCAACGCATATTGAACGCAAAACGATCGTCGTCGTCGGCAATGGCATGGTCGGCCATCGCTTCTGCGAAAACATGATCGAACGTGATCAACAACGCCGCTATCACCTGGTGACGTTCTGCGAAGAACCACGCGCCGCGTATGATCGTGTTGGCTTGAGCAAATACTTCATCCATCGCGATGTGCAGCAGCTGATGCTGGCCGATCCCGAATGGTACGCCCAGAATCAAATCGAACTTCACATTGGTGATCGTGTCGATCGCATCGACCGATTCAACCAGACGGTTCACTCGCGGCTTGGCCGCACCCTGCACTACGATCTGCTGGTCCTCGCGACGGGTTCATCGCCCTTCGTGCCGCCGACACCGGGTGTCGACTTACCCGGCTGCTTTGTTTATCGCACCATCGAAGATCTCGATGGCATGCTCGCCTGGGCGCCGACCGCCCGAAGTGCCGCCGTCATCGGCGGCGGATTGCTCGGCCTGGAAGCGGCCAAAGCCGTCCTGGACATGGGCTTGGAATCGCACGTCATCGAATTCGCACCGCGTTTGATGCCAAGGCAGCTGGACGAACGTGGGTCGCAGATCCTGGTCAACAAAATCGAATCACAAGGAACCCGCGTCCATCTTAACAAAAGCACGCGAAAGATCGTGGGTGATGATCGCGTGACGGGGATGGAATTCGCCGATGGACAGAAGTTGGACGTCGAGATGGTGGTCGTGTCGGCAGGAATTCGTCCCCGCGATGAACTGGCACGCGATTGTGGTCTCGATCTGGGTCCCCGTGGCGGTGTTGTCGTGAATGACTGGTTGCTGACCAGCGATCCCCAGATCCACGCGATCGGAGAAGTGGCGCTGCATCGCGGGATGATCTACGGACTTGTCGCCCCCGGTTACGAAATGGCCGATGTCCTCGCTGCGAATCTCACCGGCGACCAGCGTGAGTTTCACGGTGCGGATCTTTCGACCAAGCTCAAACTGATGGGCGTCGACGTCGCATCATTCGGTCAATATGAAGCGGACGCCGATGTCGCCAAATCCCTGACATTCGAAGACCCGGTCGCAGGTGTTTACAAGAAGCTTTTAGTGACCTCCGACGGCCGCCATCTGCTCGGCGGTATGCTGGTCGGAGACGCCAGTGATTTTACAAGACTGCTTTCACTGAGCCGAAGCGGCAAGCCACTGCCGGGCCGCCCCGCCGACCTATTGACGGGGGGATCCGCAACGGCACCTGCAGCCGCCGAGCTTGCAGACGACTGCCAGATCTGCTCGTGCAATAACGTTACGAAAGGGGCTGTCTGCCAGGCCATTCGCGGTGGGATTTCGAACCTGAACGAGCTGAAAAAGTGTACGAAAGCCGGAACGGGTTGTGGCGGCTGCGTGCCACTGGTCTTGGATCTTTTGAATCAGGAACTGCTGACCGCAGGGCACGTCGTCGATCGTTCGCTGTGCGAACATTTTCCATTCAGCCGTCAGGATCTTTTTCAGATCGCCAAAGTGAAACGGATTCGAACATTCGCGCAGCTCTTGTCGAGTCATGGCCAGGGCGCCGGATGCGAAATCTGCAAGCCGACGATCGCGTCGATTCTGGCCAGTTTGTGGAATGAGCAAATCCTTGAACCAAAACATGCGACGCTGCAAGACACCAACGACCGCTTTCTCGCCAATATCCAACGCGGTGGGCTGTATTCGGTGGTCCCGCGAGTCCCTGGCGGAGAGATCACGCCAGATAAACTGATTGCATTGGGAACCGTCGCGAAGAAATATGGCCTGTACACCAAGATCACCGGTGGTCAGCGCGTGGATCTGTTCGGCGCACCTGTCCATGAACTACCAAGTATCTGGGGCGACCTGATCGACGCGGGATTCGAAAGCGGCCACGCCTACGGCAAGTCCTTGCGAACGGTCAAAAGTTGCGTCGGAACAACCTGGTGTCGCTATGGAGTGGGCGATTCGGTCGGCTTCGCGATTCGCATCGAAAACCGCTACAAGGGCCTTCGCTCACCGCACAAATTAAAGGGGGCCGTCTCCGGCTGCACACGCGAATGTGCCGAGGCTCAATCCAAAGATTTTGGCCTGATCGCAACCGAGCGTGGATATAACCTCTACGTGTGTGGAAACGGCGGCACGAAGCCACGCCATGCCGATCTGCTGGTGGGCGACGTCGATGAAGACACCTGCTTGAAGTACATCGACCGTTTTCTGATGTACTACGTCACGACCGCCGATCGACTCACGCGTACCTCGGTCTGGCTCGGAAAGCTGGATGGAGGAATCGAACACCTGCGCAAGGTCATCGTCCACGACAAACTGGGAATCGCGGCCGATCTCGAAGAGATGATGCAGCGGGTGGTCGACACCTATGCGTGCGAGTGGAAAGAGGTCGTCAATGACCCCGAAAAACGCCGGTTCTTCCAGCAGTTCGTCAATTCGAAGCAGACCGAACCGGATATCGAAATTGTTTCAGAACGAGGGCAGTCACGACCGGCCGACTGGAACAGCGATTCCATTCCGCTCACCCAACTCACTCTCCCGGACGGCAGTCAATACTCACCATCAAAAGAAGAACACACCTGGGTCCGTGTCGGCAAGGTGACCGATTTTCCCGAAGATGGCGGCAGCACGATCCGATACGGATACGCCCAGATCGCAGTCTTCAATTTCCGCAGTCGCGGTGAATGGTATGCGACAACCAACATGTGCCCGCACAAGCGGGAATTTGTCCTGTCTCGCGGAATTCTCGGCGACAGTCAAGGCGAACCGAAGGTCGCGTGTCCGCTCCACAAGAAAACATTTTCGCTGAAGACCGGCTCGTGCCTGACGGGTGACACCTGTTCGATTGCCACTTACCCCGTCAAGATCGATGGTGACGATGTCCTATTGTGGTTACCGCCCCCCGGGCGTCTGGCCGTGGCTCCTGCTGTCGAGCAGCGCCGATGCGAAGGAATCACGGCATGA
- a CDS encoding molybdopterin oxidoreductase family protein: MNWLDLRNLIRAHDGPMTRELLQRPGDFGLARLPESITPTATTNLVCGFCSTGCSLTAHLQADGPVGLSPTTEYPVNLGMACPKGWEALTVLNSPDRATTPLLKNSRGKFEQINWPTATRTFAERWMRIRDRYGPEAMAWLGTGQIATEEMAFLGALGKFGMGMLHGDGNTRQCMATAVVAYKQSFGFDAPPYTYADFEESDVIVLVGANLCIAHPILWERVMRNRRQPQIVVIDPRRTETAMAATMHLAIKPKSDLPLFYGIAHILFERGWIDADYLKQHTSGAEEFRKHVASYTPEFVANVTGILPERLEEFAQLVHTRKRVSFWWTMGINQSYEGVRAAQSLINLALMTGNIGRPGTGANSITGQCNAMGSRLFSNTTGLFAGREFTDPAHRNEVSQILEIPLERIPDKNSFSYHEILKGILDGKIKGLWVIATNPAHSWINQDQAKDILSRLEFLVVQDMYTSTETAQLADLMLPAAAWGEKSGTLINSERRIGTIKQIARAPGQALSDFRIFQLIAQACGVGSMFRQWSSPAAVFQLLKQLSKDRPCDFSGIEDESHLDRSGGIQWPFPPLQADSALTDSAERSQITMPVAGITQERRLFADGKFFHADGRAKLRFEASRPMPEPPNDDFPLILLTGRGTAVQWHTQTRTAKSAVLQKLSPRNIYVEINPADARRLGVQPQQTVLVESRRASIRATAFLTQSVPPGQIFLPMHYAEVNRLTDAVFDPYSKQPSYKACAVRLRLPS, encoded by the coding sequence ATGAACTGGCTCGACCTGCGAAATCTGATTCGGGCACACGACGGCCCGATGACGCGTGAACTCCTGCAACGCCCCGGCGACTTTGGACTCGCACGGCTTCCCGAGTCAATCACGCCGACCGCAACGACCAACCTCGTGTGTGGCTTTTGCTCGACAGGTTGCTCTCTTACTGCCCATTTGCAGGCGGATGGTCCGGTTGGTCTGTCACCGACCACCGAGTACCCCGTCAATTTGGGAATGGCCTGTCCCAAAGGCTGGGAAGCCTTGACGGTACTCAACAGTCCCGATCGCGCCACGACGCCACTGCTGAAGAACTCCCGCGGAAAGTTCGAACAAATTAACTGGCCGACCGCCACTCGAACATTCGCCGAGCGATGGATGCGAATTCGTGATCGCTATGGGCCCGAAGCGATGGCCTGGCTGGGTACAGGACAGATCGCGACTGAGGAAATGGCGTTCCTGGGAGCCCTCGGCAAATTCGGGATGGGCATGTTGCACGGGGATGGAAATACGCGGCAATGCATGGCGACCGCGGTCGTCGCCTACAAGCAATCGTTCGGCTTCGATGCCCCGCCATACACCTACGCCGACTTCGAAGAATCGGACGTGATCGTGTTAGTAGGAGCCAATTTGTGCATCGCACACCCCATCCTATGGGAACGTGTGATGCGCAATCGCCGCCAGCCACAAATCGTGGTCATCGATCCTCGACGAACCGAAACGGCCATGGCAGCGACCATGCACCTGGCGATCAAGCCCAAAAGCGACCTGCCCCTGTTCTACGGAATCGCACACATCCTGTTCGAACGTGGCTGGATCGATGCCGACTATTTGAAACAACACACGTCCGGCGCCGAGGAATTTCGGAAACATGTTGCCAGTTACACTCCGGAATTCGTCGCAAACGTCACGGGAATCCTTCCGGAAAGACTGGAAGAATTTGCCCAATTGGTCCACACCCGAAAACGAGTGTCGTTCTGGTGGACGATGGGCATCAATCAGTCGTACGAAGGGGTGCGAGCGGCTCAAAGTTTGATCAATCTGGCCTTGATGACGGGGAACATCGGCCGACCGGGCACTGGGGCCAATTCGATCACAGGCCAGTGCAACGCGATGGGATCACGGCTATTCAGTAACACGACAGGTCTGTTTGCGGGTCGCGAATTCACAGACCCTGCCCATCGGAACGAAGTCTCGCAAATCCTCGAGATTCCGCTAGAACGAATTCCCGACAAAAACAGCTTCAGCTACCACGAAATCCTGAAGGGAATCCTGGACGGCAAGATCAAAGGGCTGTGGGTCATAGCCACCAATCCGGCCCATTCGTGGATCAATCAGGACCAGGCGAAAGATATTCTCAGCCGACTCGAGTTTCTGGTCGTGCAAGACATGTACACCTCCACGGAAACGGCACAGCTCGCCGATCTGATGCTGCCCGCAGCGGCGTGGGGAGAAAAGTCCGGAACGCTGATCAACTCAGAACGCCGCATCGGCACCATCAAACAGATCGCGCGGGCACCCGGACAGGCCCTTTCGGACTTTCGCATCTTCCAATTGATCGCCCAGGCGTGCGGCGTGGGATCGATGTTTCGCCAATGGTCTTCACCCGCGGCCGTGTTCCAGCTTCTCAAGCAACTCAGCAAGGATCGGCCCTGCGATTTCAGCGGCATCGAAGACGAATCTCACCTGGATCGATCGGGTGGCATTCAGTGGCCCTTTCCCCCGCTTCAAGCCGACAGTGCACTCACAGACAGTGCAGAGCGATCGCAGATCACAATGCCAGTCGCTGGAATCACTCAAGAGAGGCGTCTGTTCGCAGATGGAAAATTCTTTCATGCCGATGGCCGCGCGAAGCTGCGATTCGAAGCCTCTCGCCCCATGCCCGAGCCGCCGAATGACGACTTTCCGCTGATCCTGCTAACAGGTCGCGGCACGGCCGTTCAATGGCACACCCAAACACGGACGGCGAAATCCGCCGTCCTGCAGAAACTCTCGCCGCGAAACATCTATGTCGAGATCAATCCCGCCGACGCTCGAAGGCTGGGTGTACAACCGCAGCAGACGGTGCTCGTGGAATCACGACGCGCCAGCATCAGAGCGACCGCCTTTCTGACGCAGTCCGTTCCCCCCGGTCAAATCTTTTTGCCGATGCACTATGCCGAGGTTAATCGCCTGACCGACGCGGTGTTCGATCCCTATTCAAAACAACCTTCGTACAAAGCGTGCGCGGTCAGACTTCGTCTGCCGTCGTGA
- a CDS encoding MFS transporter: MSVVDVTRPVAAPAQRLQIFRFDTVPMRAFHLSWLAFFLCFFSWFGLAPLMPVIREELGLTKQQVGWCIIGSVSMTVVFRILVGWLCDRFGPRLTYTWLLVLGAIPVMAVGLATDFATFLIGRILIGAIGASFVVTQYHTSRMFASSCVGTANATAAGWGNLGGGVTQLGMPLLFALITGTGISAAAGWRLCMVCAGVVCAFTGVLYWWLTQDTPEGNFADLRRAGLLPSAGKKSTLMAAARDLRVWALAILYACCFGLELTIDNVAVLYFTDYFQMDMYSAGSIAAGFGMMNLFARALGGLVSDRWAKATGLTGRAQWLLLTILGEGLMLLIFSQTKQIGPAVAMLLLVGLFVKMSNGAVYAIVPFINRPALGSVAGLVGAGGNIGAVAAGFLFQSMIPWPTAFWLLGLVVLSCASFALLTASSAAEVADHLTSPAFPPQNLTIEST; encoded by the coding sequence ATGTCTGTTGTCGATGTCACTCGTCCTGTCGCCGCCCCGGCCCAGCGCCTGCAAATCTTTCGGTTCGACACCGTTCCGATGCGCGCCTTCCATCTGTCATGGCTCGCGTTCTTCCTGTGTTTTTTCTCCTGGTTTGGACTCGCCCCGCTGATGCCCGTGATCCGCGAAGAGTTGGGACTCACCAAACAACAGGTGGGATGGTGCATCATCGGTTCCGTCAGCATGACCGTTGTGTTTCGGATTCTCGTCGGATGGTTGTGCGACCGATTCGGTCCACGCCTGACGTACACCTGGCTGCTAGTGCTGGGTGCGATTCCCGTCATGGCGGTGGGGCTCGCAACGGACTTCGCAACGTTCCTAATTGGACGAATTCTGATTGGAGCGATCGGCGCCTCGTTCGTCGTGACGCAATACCACACCTCGCGGATGTTCGCCTCGAGTTGCGTAGGAACAGCAAACGCAACGGCCGCAGGCTGGGGCAATCTGGGAGGCGGCGTGACTCAACTTGGAATGCCGCTGTTGTTCGCGTTGATCACCGGCACGGGCATTTCGGCGGCCGCGGGGTGGCGTTTGTGCATGGTCTGCGCGGGTGTGGTCTGCGCCTTCACGGGAGTCCTCTATTGGTGGTTGACTCAGGATACACCCGAAGGCAATTTCGCCGATCTCAGACGAGCAGGGCTTTTGCCCTCTGCAGGAAAGAAGTCGACATTAATGGCCGCGGCCCGCGACCTTCGCGTCTGGGCGCTCGCGATCCTCTACGCCTGTTGTTTCGGACTCGAGCTGACAATCGACAACGTCGCCGTCCTGTACTTCACCGACTACTTTCAGATGGACATGTATTCGGCAGGATCGATTGCCGCAGGCTTCGGAATGATGAACCTGTTCGCGCGAGCCCTGGGGGGCCTGGTCAGCGATCGCTGGGCCAAGGCAACCGGCCTGACCGGTCGGGCACAATGGCTGCTTCTGACAATCCTGGGTGAAGGACTGATGCTGCTGATCTTTTCGCAAACAAAACAGATCGGACCAGCCGTGGCGATGCTGTTGCTTGTGGGATTGTTCGTCAAGATGTCGAATGGCGCCGTCTATGCCATCGTACCATTCATCAATCGCCCGGCACTCGGTTCCGTCGCAGGACTGGTCGGCGCCGGAGGAAACATCGGTGCGGTCGCGGCCGGATTTTTGTTTCAATCGATGATCCCCTGGCCAACCGCGTTCTGGCTGCTGGGGCTCGTTGTGCTCTCGTGTGCCTCGTTCGCGTTGCTCACGGCGTCGTCCGCAGCCGAGGTCGCCGATCACCTCACGAGTCCGGCATTTCCACCACAGAATCTGACAATCGAATCGACCTGA